agtctcccgatcgaggagggcagccagtcgctaGTGTGCGTCCACGCCCAAACTgtgactctctgccttcggaccctgcacaGATACCTGTACATTGagagtcctcccagatggtgtgcgctagcTACATATTTGTTCCgccggggcactgccttcaagacgacacgcagctcccggcggagaatgttagccgcgcctctctgagggagttgcctgtccgtTACCGGAGTCTAGAACATGGTCGCCTCtagtcagggcactcccccgctggcggaggagagcgcctcagctGTCCGGGCAGCTGGCTCTGGGGACAAACCGACGGGCAGAGGAGTAGCCAaaccccccgggacgcccctcactgcgggtgacgaaGGGGCtaaccgagctgacccccgctcggatggaactgctcatcggacccaggccccgaaaccctccttgggagccggtcccgcacaacccaagcCGCCTCTCGCAAATGCCTTCCATGCAATTCCACACGGCGTGaaggggtttcctgtacaggctgctcctaCACACTCTTCACTTTCTCGCCCTCGTCTGCCGCCCGGACACGCCGTGGCGGTTCGTGTTGAcatctggtggcgaggggaaaccctggtggaggtctctgtacgtgggagtcctccccctttacatctgagacctgggatggagggtgctgcacagggcagtcctgtgcaatagactgttaagtaggttcacggactcccaggccgcctgtaatttctgcggcttgggcgagtccgtgttccatgtttatatggagtgtgcgaggttgctttgagtatttaaaggggctgctcaagttttcgctgcacttcagccccacactcctgatcCTTGAGCACCCGGTCGGAGGagggtgggccgggaggaggatctcctcgttggtctgcttctgggcctggccaaggtggcagttcacaggtccagactgtgggccatcggggggtccatccgccctgattgcctgcccctcttctgaggtCACATtcgcgggtgtccctggagaaggagcatgcggtgtccgcttgaggccttctgtgattggtgggcaccacagggtctggagtgcatcatcaatgccgagaatggcattttaatttgagttttgtttcatTAATTcacttttaataaaattatttatttaaaatatatataaagggggcctggggaataaaggccccctcgacaaataatatataaaaggggcctggggtataaaggcttccAAAAAaaacctccctctacactgtccccatcaaacactcccaggacaggaacagcactggggttagatacagagtaaagctccctctacaaaaaaaaagaaaataaaatgggattagatacagagtaaagctccctctacactgtccccatcaaacactcccaggacagatacagcacagggTTGGCTGCGCTCTTTCCCCATATTGACGAACTGGCATTATGGTGCGCATGAACGTTCTTGCCGATGCTCTTACAAGCATCAACAATGCAGAGAAACGTGGAAAACGCCAGGTTCTCATTCGGCCATGCTCCAAAGTGATTGTGAGATTTCTGACTGTAATGATGAAGCATGGTTACATTGGAGAGTTTGAGATTATTGATGATCACAGGGGTGGGAAAATTGTTGTTAATCTCACAGGCAGACTGAACAAGTGTGGTGTCATTAGCCCCAGATTTGATGTTCAAGTAAAGGAGCTAGAAAGGTGGCAAAATGGTCTACTGCCTTCCCGTCAGTTTGGGTACCTCGTTCTAACAACCTCAGCTGGCATCATGGACCATGAAGCGGCCAAGCGAAAACACACAGGAGGAAAAATCCTAGGATTCTTTTTCTAAAATTTGAAACCAGTCTAAAATAAACCAttgaaaccaaaaaaaaaaaacagggttggctgctggctaagtggagtgttgactgctgattgcagcaacgagcctcagctgagagtgctggtggcagttggaggttgcagaggtggagagaggagctacactgagcaagggagagcagttacaaacaagcagaggaaaactccaacaacaatcgcctttaaaagagaagaaagcgacattctttttttgttggaaacaaggctttgtctggaggtgggtgctgaacaccagtaatttactttggacagttgggggaggaacaacaaggggtggggctgccaattcaacaggaatctgtgctgctgcaaaagcacacagggaagctccctccccaccccaattgccaagcctgggtcagctgaagctgcccagctaaacagacggaaggggatagatagtgcctgggcagcttcagctgacccaggtgaagacgactcccccaaccagaagaccggaagaccaagttcaaagactgttttaagtgtactgtgagcaccacctccagaaagcaagtcatccctttcagcctgcctttgcctctcctctattacctcagcctctccactaacctgttgtttgtttgcttgtttagtttagagatacagcactgaaacaggcccttcggcccaccgagtctgtgccgaccatcagccacccatttatactaatcctacactaatcccatattcctaccacatccccacctgtccctatatatttccctaccacctacctatac
The sequence above is drawn from the Heterodontus francisci isolate sHetFra1 chromosome X, sHetFra1.hap1, whole genome shotgun sequence genome and encodes:
- the LOC137358723 gene encoding small ribosomal subunit protein uS8-like — its product is MVRMNVLADALTSINNAEKRGKRQVLIRPCSKVIVRFLTVMMKHGYIGEFEIIDDHRGGKIVVNLTGRLNKCGVISPRFDVQVKELERWQNGLLPSRQFGYLVLTTSAGIMDHEAAKRKHTGGKILGFFF